AAAAATTACGAAAGATAGTTTTATATATAAGGAATTTATTAAATATGGTTGGGATTGGGGTGGAGATTGGTTCGATGTTCAAGATTACCAGCATTTTGAAAAACGAGCTCATCATCAAAAAAGAAATCGATATGGCTATCCAAAATAAGAAGAATAGCTGGTTGACTGTTAACCATCACCACATGGTAAAAATCGTTAATAAACATAAAAATTATTTTTGTATAACCTACATGGAATTGGAATGAATCGTCTCCTTAATACAAGAATCGTATATTTCATCCTTTTTTTATCGTTTTTATGCCAAAGCGCTATGGCTAGACCTTTGGTATTGATTTCTTATTATTCTACGAGTTCGATGGATGTGATGGCTCAAGCAATTGCTCAGGGAGTACAAGCGGTGTCTGGCGTTGATGTTAAAGTTCTGCCTATTGAAAAAACAACGTTTAGTGATGTCAAGAATGCAGCGGGAGTAATCCTTGGTAGTCCTGTTTATAATGCAAATGCCGCGCCCCAAGTTCAGCAATTTATTAATACTTGGCCACTTCATGATCCTTCTTACAAAGATAAAGTAGGGGCGGTTTTTGTAATAGCGGGTGAAATTTCTGCTGGCGAAGAAGCAACTCAGATGGATCTTTTAAGAGCCATGATGATTTTTAATTTATTATTGTGGGGGCGCAAGCCAGCATCAGCCTTTTGGGGCATCCGCTATTGTGGATAATGCGCTAATACGAAGTGACGATCCTCCGCAGGCAGTGAACTCTGAATTTATAAAACAAGGTGAAGCATTGGGGCAACGAGTCGCTGAAATTGTTCTGCGCCTTCATCTGACAAAATTCAGCAGGAAAACCACGGCAATAAAAGTGATATGAATTGTATTTTAAAGGTTAATCAAGTTCTATATTGTATCCCAATTGCCAGACTATAATTTTTATTACCTAAACCAGCTGTATTGTTTAGATAAGTATACGTTCCATCGCGGTTATCCACTATTTCCGTATCCGCTTTCCCATTTGTAAAACGATTGTAGGTTGCTTCAGCAAAAATTTTTGTATGATGAGTAATATAATAGCCCGCCATAATTCCTGCGGAATAGAAATTTGAATTATCTCCATGTTCCTTAAAGGTGAGATTGCGAAGATAGTGTTGATCAACATCAGTTGCCCAAACCCAAGGACTAAATTTTAAAACGGCGTTAAATTCGAGGTTATTGATGGAATAATTTCCTGCCAAACCAAGATAGACTGTATTAAATTTCTGTTGATATCCCAAACCAGGCTCATTGTAAGGAAAGCATCCAATGAAGGTTCCATTACTGTATTGAAAGCAGCCTCCTTTTGCCAAAAAGCTAAAAGAGGTTCGCTTATAGCCTGTTGTCATGCCAAGTTTTAAATGGTTGTTTTGTAGAACCCATCCTCTGAGGTTGAAGTCTATATCGTTGGCGTAACGAAGATCGGTATTTTCATGATGGGACCAGTCTGTCCAGTTGATCTGATTGGGATTGAGCCAATCATAATCATCCATGCTTGCTTGCCCTGTTGTCAATGTAATCCAGCCACTGGCGTTTGCGGTAAGCCAAGTTAGGACATCGTAATTGATTTCTCCTTTAATAATTGCCGCCCGCTTTATTTTCCAATTTAACTGGCTGACTTTCCAATGGGTATCTTCATCATAAACGTACTCATTGGCTTCACCTCCCAAATAGCCTAATGCTGTATTAATAGATAATTTATCTGCATGATAATTTACCTGTTTATCAGGAGCGAGTTGAGCAGCAAAATGATGGATGGGATATAATAAACATGCCAATGTACTGGTCAATATTGTTATTTTTATTTTCATGCAAATCTTAATCCATTGTATGAGCAAGAAGTCTTGCCTGCTTGCAGCAATCTTATAGGGCGCAATTTTATATTATAAAGACGCTATCGAGTATACTGTCTGATAGTGGACAGGCAGAAGGTTACAAAGAGCATGATAACCCATAGCCTATAATCCTAGCCAACGGATAAATTGATTTGTGGTTTTTAGATGAATTGAAGCATTTGTTTGAAAATGAATGGTGTAATTCGGTTGATTTTTCTGAGTGCTGCTGGTGACGACTTCCTTTATTTTTCCAAGCGGTATGATTTGCATTTCTGTTGCATAGTAACCTCGTACTTTCTTAATAACCGGTATGACGAAACACAGTTCATTTGAACCATCTTTTGTTGCTGAATTTAAAAGTTCGGGATTATCCGCAACAATGTTTTTAAATTCTTTATTGTTTAAGGCAACGTATTCCGTATGATTGATTTGACGACGAAGCATACGTTTTAAAGGAACTTTTGTATTGAATATTCGTTGATAACTGTCGGCTGCCATAACGACGATTGGTTCGTTTTCTTCACGTTTATTATTGTTATTTTTTTCTGCAAAAAGAATTTCATCTCTATTTTCCAACGGTTCCGTGGCATTGGTTTCCAGTTGTGCCACTTGTGGGAGATGAGAATAATTATCGCAATGTAAGTATTTTGATTTTAAAAACCAGTTCTCATTTGGATAATAAGCCACAAATAATGAATTATCTTTTATTGTATTGATGATTTGTTTTGTTAATTCTGATGGGACCGCCGGACATCCCCAGCTTCGGCCTGCACGACCATATTTTTTTACAAATTTCTCGTCAACATACCAGCCGCCATGCATGACAACAGCGCGATTGGATGCGTTATCATTGAATCCTTTTTCCAGCCCGTCCAAGCGCATCGAAAGTCCATGGCGGCCATAATAAGCTTTATCTGTTTTATACACACCAATGCTACTGGCTTTGCTATTGTATTGGTTAGAAAAATAATTTGACGATAATATGCCTGATTTTATGCCGTGCGATACATAAGTATGAAAGAGTAATTTTTTTCCTTTTAAATCAAAAATCCATAAGCGTTTTTCACTGGAAGGTCTCGAATAATCAATGACGGTCAAAACAGGAGTGTGCTCGACGTCGTATTGATTAGCACATTTTAAGGTTGTTAATATTTTATCTACCATGGCTTGATTCATGGTTGGCGCTTCATGATGAAGCATGGTTTTGATTCCATGAAGAAAGTAGGTAAGCTTTTGAGAGTCGCTTGGCGTGATTCCTAACAAGGATGCAGAATCATCAATCGTTGGTCGTTTGCAATAAGGATTGTCAAGGGGCATACCATATGATGGCAAAGAACAGCAGGCAATGGTTAATGCAAATATCCATAATTTTTTTTCTTTTTCATTGTCTTTCCTTATTGAAGCCAATTCTACCTACAAGTTGACTTATATTAATTAAGATAGATTATTTTTAAGGCAAATGAGAAATAAATTTTTATAATTATTTTCTCTTGACGCATCCGCGCTTATTTTTTATTAAAAAATGAATAAAAGATGAGCATTTGATGATTTTTGAATGACTTAATGCCTAATTTTCATAGGCACGAGGACAAAGTGTATGTTATATTTTTTAGGGTTTTAATGCATTTTATATCTTGTTTTATCTTGGAGAGCATACATGAGACTCGTTGAAGCCGCCTCGAAGAATGATTGGCCTGCGGTAGATGGTATTTTATCCCTGAGTCAAGTTATACCACAGCGAGAACTTGATGAAGCACTGCAAAAAGCATCCGAAGAAGGGTTCAGTGATATTGTAAAGAGGATGCTTGCAGACAAAAGAGCAAATCCTGCTGCTTGTTCATTCCAAGCAAGAGAATTTGCAATTTCACCAGCAGTAACGGATTCGTATGCCTTACAAATGGCCTGTTATAAGGGGCATGACAAAGTGGTGGCGTTATTGTTAGATGATGGCCGCTCGGATGCGTCTGTGGATAATTTTCGATGCATTCGATTGGCTGCGCAAATGAATCATGCGGCTGTTGTTAGAATACTCGATGCCTATTTATCTGCTCGTCAAATCCCCTATAAGCCAAAGATTGGTACTGCACTAACGGAGAAAATAGAAGGTGTCATTGATCATTCCGTGGAGGTAATGCCTAGATATGAAACTACATTTGCTGTATGTTAAATAAAACTAAAAGGCGAGGCGCTCTGTTCTGCTCAGTTAAAAAACTACGCCTGGCTTGTTTAAAACAAGCCAGAAACGAAGATTGCATGTTTATAGGCGTTATCTTATCAAAAGACTTTCTTCAGAATCGGAAAAACTTTCTCCCTCAGAAAAATCTTCTCCATCATCATCTTCTTTTAATGCGGCCAATGCCACACGAAATGCAGTAGATTGTTGTGTTCTAAGTAAGGCTGCTTCATCAGCCTGCGTAGAAAGTGGTGGGTGCATGACACGCTGTACTTGCTGTTTTGCTTCATCCGCTCGTTGTGAAATAGCTTCTCTTAAACTTAATGCATCACCTTCATGTAACTTTTTAGGGGTTGCTGCTTGCGTCATCATGGAAAGAGCCTCTGAAAAAGCTCGATAAGGTTTCATGGGTTCGTTTTTCCTTGTGGTATCATGAGCGTTAATAGCGCGTTCATTTAAATAATGATGAACACCTGCAGCGGTTTCGGCAATGCTATGATAATCGCCTCGTACAAACGTGGGTATGAATAAAGCACCAGCCAATTGTTTGAAGTTCTCATCATCCATCAACCAGGTATCTGGAGATGTTCCGGTACGACATAAACCATCTATGGCTGCCATGGCTAAAGGACAAGTGCCTGAGGTATGGCCGCGAATTGCAATGCCACTTTCTAATGCAGCACCTACCCAAGAACGCGTTTCTTCATCCACGTTCTTTCTAAAGGTTCTTGAATCAAGGTTTTTCTTTGGGTATTTGTCCTCATTGTCTACTTCGCTTGCTGTTGAAACAGCTTGTTGCTCACCATATACCAGCTGTTCAGGAGAATACAACGTTGGATTTCCTTGAAGCGCTCTTGCAACATCGTCATTTCCACGTTCAGTGTATACCTCTCCTATAGAACGCACTAATCGTCCTTGCATCATTGATTGTATAACATCAGACATTGTTTGTTGTTCAGATGTTTCTGGATAAAATGGCGGTTCAACCCAATCAGCATAGATGGCGCGATATCCCATTGCCGTAGCGATGGTTTCAATGTTCGTTAAGAGTTTTTGTGGGGCAATGGCGTTTGGATCGGCTCTTAAAAAGTCTTTAAATTTTTGCGCAGCGCTTTTCCCTGCTTCGGGTTGGAATCCTCCTCTTGCCATTTCTGATGAGCCACCAAGCAGCCATTCGATGGATGCATCTGGTAAATGCAGAAATTGCTCTTTCATTTTACTGTGGATGATAGCAAGTTGATGGGATACTTCTGGTGCTGGATGTCGGCCAACAGCACGAGCAATTTCTTTAACATTCCTATCAATTTCCTTTTTTAAGGCCAGTATTCCACTGGGTTCTGTGCTGGGGGTTAGGGTTTCCTTAAACCTTTCTCTAACTTCTGTGGATGTTTTTGGTTTTCCGGCGGTAGAAACGATTCTTTGAGCTTCGCTGAACTTTGTCATAATATATTACCATTATGTAAATCTGTAGAATAAGTATCTCACATGCTTAGGGCAAGAGTAAATAATCTGCATGATGCAAGAAAAATAACCAACGGTAATAGAGAGAAAGTAATGTCATGTCGTGTGGTTTACGACCATCCACGTACGGTATGACTTATTGTAAAGATGTTCTGAATATATATTTTTAGGATTGGCAGGTCAGGATTTTTATTGTCCCACCTGCCACATAATAACTTTATTACCTTCTAGGTGAGGTTGGTGTCGATGAGCTAAGCAATTCCTCAAGAGGTTCAGATGGATAGCGCATTTTTAGAGCGCGATGATGCACGTGATGAACTGGGGCACCTTGCTCTGTTTTACTCGTCACACAAGGAATGTCTTCTCGCACTTCATACTCCACGAGCCTTCCCAAGTACCTCTTTTTCATTTCCAAAAGAGCTTCCTTTTCCTGTTCACTTAATTTAGCCAATGAGCTACGCTCGTATAAAGGGACACTGTCTAAAAGATCAGGCTCGTGGACTTGCACGTTAGGTCCAACAAAACGTGCACCCTTAGGCAAGTGATTCACTTCAACAGGCTTGGCTCTGCGAGCAAATGCTTCTTGTTGCGCTCGAAGATAATCTGTACTATGTGCTGCCGCTGAGAAAAAGCGTTGGGCTGCTCTTTGGACTACTGGAGTGGCGTTTTTCAATACGGGAATAGATTCTTTTACCGCGCTTGCTGCAAAAAAAGAGACTCGAGGTATCATAAATTATCCATAAAAGAAGACGTGCTTACCATGCTAATAATTGGAGTAAAAATAGTCAAGTTATTTTAGCCTGATGTTTAAAACATAAACAGATCTGTGTTTTTTGGATGGGGAAAAGCATGATTTACCCATGCGTTAATCATGAAGCGTATTGTTATAATAGATAGGAATGTCAAAAAGTTAGTATTTGTGGATAGACTTCGAAATCAAACCATTCTGTCAATAAAGTGAAAGAGCGTTCTTGAGGCCATAATGATTTATCCTGAATGAATTGCTCCAACTCAAATTCCAGTATGGCAATCGCTTCTTTTTGTATAAATAAAGTGCATTCATTCATCGAGTTAACCGATGAAGGCAATAAATAAACGGTCGAATCTCTTTCAAAAAGAGAAAAATCAATATGCTCAATTTTACCCGGCAATTCATTTTTTAATATAAATACCTTTTTAACCACTCTTTTACGGGTGATTTCGGTTTAACAATTAGAACGTATTGTTGTTTAACATCCATGATAAGTATCCACTAAACGTTTAAAATTAATGACAGTCTACAACCGTATTATGTATTTCCAAATCAAAATATTGCGTTAATACATCAAGATCATAACGAGGAGGCCAAAGGGTTTCATCAGTGGTCCAGCGAGAAAATTCTCGTTTTAAAATGGCCTCTAAATGTTCTGCAAACAACATGGAAAGGTCTTCTGAGCTTTTTGCAGGAGCCATAAGAACCGTATGGTTAGTAGCAATATCTTGAATGTTAACGTCGTTTTTTTCTTTAAGATGGGAGAGAACATCCGTTACCCAAGCATAAAAAAGTGCTCTTGGTCTTAAAATAATGACAATTACGTCATCCTTTTTTTTCATTTTCCCGATCCTTTTAAAATAAAAATATGGCTTGCCTTCTACTTGGGCACGCAATAACCACTATTAGATTTATAAATCTTTCTGTGTTCTTTGTCCAATAAGGTTAATTTTGTGTTCAAATAATTATCTTAATAATTAATTAATAATTATAGTGTAATATTTTTATATACAAAGTAAAAAACAGAGAGGTTGCATCATGTTTCGTGCTCCTAGAGTTGTTGAAACCGTGCACAAAGTAAAACAATTTGCCGGTCATAAAATATCGGAAGCCTTGCATCTGGATATTCATCGAGGGTTTGTTACCATGCCTGTTGTCTCTCCAATCGTTCCGAGAGTAGAGATTGCTGTTCCTCCAGTGGCAACATCAAAAGCTGTCC
This genomic interval from Legionella oakridgensis ATCC 33761 = DSM 21215 contains the following:
- a CDS encoding omptin family outer membrane protease, with protein sequence MKIKITILTSTLACLLYPIHHFAAQLAPDKQVNYHADKLSINTALGYLGGEANEYVYDEDTHWKVSQLNWKIKRAAIIKGEINYDVLTWLTANASGWITLTTGQASMDDYDWLNPNQINWTDWSHHENTDLRYANDIDFNLRGWVLQNNHLKLGMTTGYKRTSFSFLAKGGCFQYSNGTFIGCFPYNEPGLGYQQKFNTVYLGLAGNYSINNLEFNAVLKFSPWVWATDVDQHYLRNLTFKEHGDNSNFYSAGIMAGYYITHHTKIFAEATYNRFTNGKADTEIVDNRDGTYTYLNNTAGLGNKNYSLAIGIQYRT
- a CDS encoding murein L,D-transpeptidase catalytic domain family protein yields the protein MASIRKDNEKEKKLWIFALTIACCSLPSYGMPLDNPYCKRPTIDDSASLLGITPSDSQKLTYFLHGIKTMLHHEAPTMNQAMVDKILTTLKCANQYDVEHTPVLTVIDYSRPSSEKRLWIFDLKGKKLLFHTYVSHGIKSGILSSNYFSNQYNSKASSIGVYKTDKAYYGRHGLSMRLDGLEKGFNDNASNRAVVMHGGWYVDEKFVKKYGRAGRSWGCPAVPSELTKQIINTIKDNSLFVAYYPNENWFLKSKYLHCDNYSHLPQVAQLETNATEPLENRDEILFAEKNNNNKREENEPIVVMAADSYQRIFNTKVPLKRMLRRQINHTEYVALNNKEFKNIVADNPELLNSATKDGSNELCFVIPVIKKVRGYYATEMQIIPLGKIKEVVTSSTQKNQPNYTIHFQTNASIHLKTTNQFIRWLGL
- a CDS encoding ankyrin repeat domain-containing protein, which produces MRLVEAASKNDWPAVDGILSLSQVIPQRELDEALQKASEEGFSDIVKRMLADKRANPAACSFQAREFAISPAVTDSYALQMACYKGHDKVVALLLDDGRSDASVDNFRCIRLAAQMNHAAVVRILDAYLSARQIPYKPKIGTALTEKIEGVIDHSVEVMPRYETTFAVC
- a CDS encoding flavodoxin family protein, with translation MARPLVLISYYSTSSMDVMAQAIAQGVQAVSGVDVKVLPIEKTTFSDVKNAAGVILGSPVYNANAAPQVQQFINTWPLHDPSYKDKVGAVFVIAGEISAGEEATQMDLLRAMMIFNLLLWGRKPASAFWGIRYCG